The DNA window atccaggccacccacagcaggactgaggccaggcaggtgatgagcagccacgtggtcctgcacctccaccgtggctgctgcctccacagactgcaggccgctcccaccagtgctgctaggagcaggaccagcacaTAAGTGGTGGCCAGCGCAAAGTCCAGCGGCTGGTAATCACAGGCTGGCTGGCACGTGGACATCGTGGCTAGAAGGATCCACTCCGGATCCAACACGGCCAAGGCCACCGCCAGCCCCATCAGTTGACCTGTGCTGGGGCTATGAGCACCTTGTCCCAACCGGCGCAGTCGCAGACCCTGGAACACTAGGCATGTGTTGCAGACAgcaagcaacacccccctcaggacacgccgggcgaagcagaggctctcttggtgctcagcgatgtatcccaggctgaggccacagagcccaaatatggcagcgagcagcaggagtagcggcgccaccccgctgcgctcctcagcctctgtgattttccgcaggcgacacagtaccaccaggagcaggatcagcgaggcgagggccgccgccgctgccgccaccaccaccaccaagccccacaccgcatccagctcacacaaggccgtgtagggccttgtc is part of the Brienomyrus brachyistius isolate T26 unplaced genomic scaffold, BBRACH_0.4 scaffold33, whole genome shotgun sequence genome and encodes:
- the LOC125721429 gene encoding G-protein coupled receptor family C group 5 member B-like, with protein sequence MAPSINLFTFLVLSLVGGSSSWDEASPCGSGSILTRPYTALCELDAVWGLVVVVAAAAAALASLILLLVVLCRLRKITEAEERSGVAPLLLLLAAIFGLCGLSLGYIAEHQESLCFARRVLRGVLLAVCNTCLVFQGLRLRRLGQGAHSPSTGQLMGLAVALAVLDPEWILLATMSTCQPACDYQPLDFALATTYVLVLLLAALVGAACSLWRQQPRWRCRTTWLLITCLASVLLWVAWITFCLYGNAALGLPPTWDNRVQAVVLLAQAWLLILLHAAPELHATLRPASRMREASLEEGLSHL